The following proteins are co-located in the Agromyces laixinhei genome:
- a CDS encoding glucose-6-phosphate isomerase produces the protein MSFRISVSGAAADAVRRTVPTLVADLVASGITAQDPALWGPEAESESAKRLGWTEAVAISRPLVAEIEALREELEAAGVDHIVLAGMGGSSLAPEVITRTTDVDLTVLDSTEPGQVRAALADRLATSALVVSSKSGSTVETDSQRRIYEQAFRDAGIDPAGRIIVVTDPGSPLDESARAAGYRVFNADPDVGGRYSALTAFGLVPSGLAGVDIAEILDEAETIELSLAIDTPDNPGLVLGAAIAGTTPLRDKLGIIADGTHIVGFADWAEQLIAESTGKNGTGLLPVVLGVDAPELGEGLPDLQIVRVVDDAGDEIFGHDDSGEIRVSGTLGAQLLVWEYATAVAGRLLGINPFDQPDVESAKVAARGLLDARPEPAPAAFVEQGIEVRGTPEVIGASSDLASAIDVLLEELPADGYLSIQAYVDRVAHPDLERLRGLLAARAGRPVTFGWGPRFLHSTGQFHKGGPAVGAFLQITQTPANDLAIPDRPFTFGQLIAAQASGDASVLADHGRPVLTLTLTNPAADTATLFDVVA, from the coding sequence ATGAGTTTCCGCATCTCCGTGAGCGGTGCCGCCGCCGACGCCGTCCGCCGCACCGTCCCGACGCTCGTCGCCGATCTCGTGGCGAGCGGCATCACCGCCCAGGACCCCGCACTCTGGGGCCCCGAAGCCGAATCCGAATCAGCGAAGCGACTCGGCTGGACCGAGGCCGTGGCGATCTCCCGTCCGCTCGTCGCCGAGATCGAAGCGCTCCGCGAAGAGCTCGAAGCCGCAGGCGTCGATCACATCGTGCTCGCCGGCATGGGCGGTTCGTCGCTCGCACCCGAGGTCATCACGCGCACCACCGACGTCGACCTCACGGTTCTCGACTCGACCGAGCCCGGACAGGTTCGCGCTGCCCTCGCCGACCGACTCGCGACCTCTGCGCTCGTCGTCTCATCGAAGTCGGGATCGACCGTCGAGACCGACAGCCAGCGCCGAATCTACGAGCAGGCGTTCCGCGACGCCGGAATCGATCCCGCCGGGCGCATCATCGTCGTGACCGATCCCGGCTCGCCGCTCGATGAGTCGGCGCGCGCCGCGGGCTACCGCGTGTTCAACGCCGACCCCGATGTGGGCGGCCGCTACTCGGCGCTCACGGCGTTCGGTCTCGTGCCGTCGGGCCTCGCCGGCGTCGACATCGCCGAGATCCTCGACGAGGCGGAGACGATCGAGCTCTCGCTCGCCATCGACACCCCCGACAATCCGGGCCTCGTGCTCGGCGCCGCGATCGCCGGCACCACACCCCTCCGCGACAAGCTCGGCATCATCGCCGATGGCACGCACATCGTCGGGTTCGCCGACTGGGCCGAGCAGCTGATCGCCGAGTCGACCGGGAAGAACGGCACCGGCCTCCTGCCCGTCGTGCTCGGCGTCGACGCTCCCGAGCTCGGCGAGGGTCTCCCCGACCTACAGATCGTGCGCGTCGTCGACGACGCGGGCGACGAGATCTTCGGTCACGACGACTCCGGCGAGATCCGCGTGTCCGGCACTCTCGGTGCGCAGTTGCTCGTCTGGGAGTACGCGACCGCGGTCGCGGGCCGCCTCCTCGGCATCAACCCCTTCGACCAGCCAGACGTGGAGTCGGCCAAGGTCGCCGCCCGAGGGCTGCTCGATGCCCGCCCCGAGCCCGCGCCCGCCGCCTTCGTCGAACAGGGCATCGAGGTGCGCGGCACGCCCGAGGTCATCGGCGCCTCGAGCGACCTCGCCTCAGCCATCGACGTGCTGCTCGAAGAGCTGCCGGCCGACGGCTACCTCTCGATCCAGGCCTACGTCGACCGCGTCGCCCACCCCGACCTCGAGCGACTTCGCGGCCTGCTCGCCGCCCGGGCCGGCCGCCCCGTCACCTTCGGTTGGGGCCCGCGCTTCCTCCACTCCACCGGTCAGTTCCACAAGGGCGGTCCAGCGGTCGGGGCATTCCTCCAGATCACGCAGACGCCCGCGAACGACCTCGCGATCCCCGATCGCCCGTTCACCTTCGGCCAGCTCATCGCCGCTCAGGCCTCCGGTGACGCGAGCGTGCTCGCCGATCACGGTCGCCCGGTGCTCACCCTCACGCTGACGAACCCCGCGGCCGATACGGCGACGTTGTTCGACGTCGTCGCCTGA
- the tkt gene encoding transketolase yields MATLQWEPIDDQAVDTARVLAADAVEKVGNGHPGTAMSLAPAAYLLFQKVMRRDPSDHAWLGRDRFILSAGHSSLTQYVQLYLAGDGLELADLESLRTWGSKTPGHPEYGHTAGVEITTGPLGQGLASAVGFAYASRFERGLFDPDAAAGTSPFDHFVYVVASDGDLQEGITSEASSLAGHQQLGNLVVIYDSNQISIEDDTDIAFTEDVAKRYESYGWHVQTVDWKKTGQYVEDVAELHAAIEAAKGESSKPSIIILNTIIGWPSPGKQNSGKIHGSALGAAELAATKEVLGFDPEQAFVVADEVISHTRGAIERGAAQHAEWQLAFDAWADANPDRKALLDRLEAGELPADLESVLPAFEGGTEVSTRAASGKVINALAGALPELWGGSADLAESNLTTINGAASFIPTEWSTHEFSGNPYGRVLHFGIREHAMAAILNGIVLHGKTRAFGGTFLIFSDYMRPAVRLAALMHVPSIFVWTHDSVALGEDGPTHQPIEQLAALRAIPGLTVVRPADANEVAHAWLEILKRRGGPTGIALTRQNIPVFERGDDEASGDTLAAASNVVKGAYVLAEAASGKPDVILIATGSEVQLALAARETLAADGIGARVVSAPSLEWFEEQPAEYREHVLPAAVTARVSVEAGLALSWQRYLGTRGRSVSIEHFGASADYKTLFREFGITTDAVVAAAKESLASA; encoded by the coding sequence GTGGCAACTCTGCAGTGGGAACCCATCGACGATCAAGCGGTCGACACGGCACGCGTCCTCGCGGCCGACGCCGTCGAGAAGGTCGGAAACGGGCATCCCGGCACCGCGATGAGCCTCGCACCCGCCGCCTATCTTCTCTTCCAGAAGGTCATGCGCCGCGACCCGTCCGACCATGCGTGGCTCGGCCGCGACCGCTTCATCCTCTCCGCGGGCCACTCCTCGCTCACCCAGTACGTGCAGCTCTACCTCGCCGGCGACGGCCTCGAGCTCGCCGACCTCGAGTCGCTGCGCACCTGGGGATCGAAGACCCCGGGCCACCCCGAATACGGCCACACCGCCGGCGTCGAGATCACGACCGGTCCGCTCGGTCAGGGTCTGGCCTCCGCGGTCGGCTTCGCGTACGCCTCCCGCTTCGAGCGCGGCCTCTTCGATCCCGATGCCGCGGCCGGCACCAGCCCGTTCGATCACTTCGTCTACGTCGTCGCCAGCGACGGCGACCTGCAGGAGGGCATCACGAGCGAAGCCTCCTCGCTCGCCGGCCACCAGCAGCTCGGCAACCTCGTCGTGATCTACGACTCCAACCAGATCTCCATCGAAGACGACACCGACATCGCCTTCACCGAAGACGTCGCGAAGCGCTACGAGTCCTACGGATGGCACGTGCAGACCGTCGACTGGAAGAAGACGGGTCAGTACGTCGAAGACGTGGCCGAGCTGCACGCCGCGATCGAGGCGGCGAAGGGCGAGTCGTCGAAGCCGTCGATCATCATCCTGAACACGATCATCGGCTGGCCGTCGCCCGGCAAGCAGAACTCGGGCAAGATCCACGGCTCAGCTCTCGGCGCGGCCGAGCTCGCCGCCACGAAGGAGGTGCTCGGATTCGATCCCGAGCAGGCGTTCGTCGTCGCCGATGAGGTCATCTCCCACACCCGGGGCGCCATCGAACGCGGTGCGGCACAGCACGCAGAGTGGCAGCTCGCCTTCGACGCGTGGGCCGACGCGAACCCCGACCGCAAGGCGCTGCTCGACCGGCTCGAAGCAGGTGAGCTGCCCGCCGACCTCGAGTCCGTGCTGCCCGCCTTCGAGGGCGGCACCGAGGTCTCGACGCGCGCAGCCTCCGGCAAGGTCATCAACGCACTCGCCGGTGCGCTGCCCGAGCTCTGGGGCGGCTCGGCCGACCTCGCCGAGTCGAACCTCACGACGATCAACGGTGCGGCCTCATTCATCCCGACCGAGTGGTCGACGCACGAGTTCTCGGGCAACCCCTACGGCCGAGTGCTGCACTTCGGCATCCGCGAACACGCCATGGCCGCCATCCTCAACGGCATCGTGCTGCACGGGAAGACCCGCGCGTTCGGCGGCACCTTCCTCATCTTCAGCGACTACATGCGCCCCGCGGTTCGTCTCGCGGCCCTCATGCACGTGCCCTCGATCTTCGTCTGGACGCATGACTCCGTCGCCCTCGGCGAAGACGGCCCGACCCACCAGCCCATCGAGCAGCTCGCAGCACTCCGGGCGATCCCCGGGCTCACCGTCGTGCGGCCCGCCGACGCGAACGAGGTCGCACACGCCTGGCTCGAGATCCTGAAGCGCCGAGGCGGTCCGACGGGCATCGCCCTGACCCGTCAGAACATCCCCGTGTTCGAGCGGGGCGATGACGAGGCATCCGGCGACACCCTCGCTGCCGCGTCCAACGTGGTGAAGGGCGCCTACGTGCTCGCCGAGGCCGCATCCGGCAAGCCTGACGTCATCCTGATCGCAACCGGCTCCGAGGTGCAACTCGCCCTCGCCGCACGCGAGACGCTCGCCGCCGACGGCATCGGCGCACGCGTCGTCTCAGCGCCGTCGCTCGAGTGGTTCGAGGAGCAGCCCGCCGAGTACCGCGAGCACGTGCTGCCCGCAGCCGTCACCGCCCGCGTCTCGGTCGAAGCAGGTCTCGCGCTCTCATGGCAGCGCTACCTCGGTACGCGGGGCCGTTCGGTGTCGATCGAGCACTTCGGCGCCTCCGCCGACTACAAGACCCTGTTCCGCGAGTTCGGCATCACCACTGACGCCGTCGTCGCCGCCGCGAAGGAATCGCTCGCGTCGGCCTGA
- a CDS encoding RNA polymerase-binding protein RbpA: MASGNSAIRGSRVGAGPMGEQDRGFHADRVAISYWDAHGNETVRYFSATLPEEEIPETIDSPSTGLPAGRDRENPPSVSKLEPYKTHLAYVKERRTDEEAAALLDDALTQLRTRRGQAPKKD; the protein is encoded by the coding sequence ATGGCTTCAGGAAACAGTGCCATCCGCGGCTCGCGAGTCGGCGCAGGCCCCATGGGCGAGCAGGATCGCGGCTTTCATGCCGACCGCGTCGCCATCAGCTACTGGGACGCACACGGCAACGAGACCGTGCGCTACTTCTCGGCGACGCTGCCCGAAGAAGAGATCCCCGAGACCATCGACAGCCCATCGACGGGTCTCCCGGCCGGGCGCGACCGCGAGAACCCGCCGTCGGTCTCGAAGCTCGAGCCTTACAAGACGCACCTCGCGTACGTGAAGGAGCGTCGCACCGACGAAGAGGCGGCAGCGCTCCTCGACGATGCGCTCACGCAGCTGCGAACGCGCCGCGGTCAGGCCCCCAAGAAGGACTGA
- a CDS encoding heme o synthase, which translates to MQAAVQTRDARPAMTVRRKLAAYLALTKPRVIELLLVVTAPTMILAEQGLPSLWLLIATLIGGAMSAGSAGAFNCYIDRDIDRVMKRTQGRPLVTGELSDREALVFAYGLGIASIVWLGIFTNWLAAALSLGAILLYVVFYSLILKRRTAQNIVWGGVAGCMPVLIGWAAVTGDLSWPPFILFLIIFLWTPPHYWPLSMKYKEDYAAAGVPMLAVVRGRAQVGLQVILYAWATVACSLLLIPIAGMGLVYSAVALVSGIWFVYETHRLYGLAIRHEHVSPMRVFHGSIAYLSVLFLAVGIDPLLPF; encoded by the coding sequence ATGCAGGCAGCCGTACAGACCAGAGACGCCCGTCCGGCCATGACCGTACGACGCAAGCTCGCCGCCTACCTGGCCCTCACGAAGCCGCGCGTGATCGAGCTGCTGCTCGTCGTGACCGCTCCGACGATGATCCTCGCCGAGCAGGGGCTGCCGAGCCTGTGGCTGCTCATCGCGACCCTCATCGGCGGCGCCATGAGCGCCGGCTCCGCCGGAGCGTTCAACTGCTACATCGACCGCGACATCGACCGGGTCATGAAGCGCACGCAGGGTCGGCCGCTCGTGACCGGCGAGCTGTCCGATCGCGAGGCGCTCGTCTTCGCCTATGGTCTCGGCATCGCCTCGATCGTCTGGCTCGGCATCTTCACCAACTGGCTCGCCGCAGCGCTCTCGCTCGGCGCGATCCTGCTCTACGTGGTCTTCTACAGCCTGATCCTGAAGCGCCGCACCGCCCAGAACATCGTCTGGGGCGGTGTGGCGGGCTGCATGCCCGTGCTCATCGGCTGGGCGGCGGTGACCGGCGACCTCAGCTGGCCGCCGTTCATCCTCTTCCTCATCATCTTCCTCTGGACGCCGCCGCACTACTGGCCGCTCTCGATGAAGTACAAGGAGGACTACGCGGCCGCCGGCGTGCCGATGCTCGCCGTGGTGCGGGGTCGTGCGCAGGTCGGGCTGCAGGTCATCCTCTACGCCTGGGCGACCGTGGCGTGCTCCCTCCTGCTCATCCCGATCGCCGGCATGGGGCTCGTCTATTCCGCGGTCGCGCTGGTCAGCGGCATCTGGTTCGTCTACGAGACGCATCGGCTGTACGGCCTCGCGATCCGCCACGAGCATGTCTCACCCATGCGGGTGTTCCACGGCTCGATCGCCTACCTGTCGGTGCTGTTCCTCGCGGTCGGCATCGACCCGCTGCTGCCGTTCTAG
- the zwf gene encoding glucose-6-phosphate dehydrogenase, protein MQPAEITANHNPLRSPKDYRLNRIAGPSSLIIFGVTGDLSRKKLMPAVYDLANRGLLPPGFALVGFARREWADEDFERVVHDSVKQYARTEFREDVWKQLARGIRFVPGDFDDDAAFDRLRDVVQELDRERGTMGNHAFYLSIPPKSFPLVTEQLKRSGLTEQRGDQWRRVVIEKPFGSDLKTARELNDVVASVFPPDSVFRIDHYLGKETVQNILALRFANQLYEPIWNANFVDHVQITMAEDIGVGGRAGYYDGIGAARDVIQNHLLQLLALTAMEEPISFEAGDLRAEKEKILAAVRLPDDLADGTARGQYSGGWQGGEKVIGFLDEDGMNPESTTETYAAMRLTIGTRRWAGVPFYLRAGKRLGRRVTEIAVVFKRAPQQVFADSQTSQLGQNALVIRVQPDEGVTIRFGSKVPGAGMQVRDVTMDFGYGHAFTEASPEAYERLILDVLLGDPPLFPRQEEVELSWKILDPIEEFWATQGRPEQYRPGTWGPTSADELLERDGRSWRRP, encoded by the coding sequence ATGCAGCCAGCCGAGATCACCGCGAACCACAACCCGCTCCGCTCCCCCAAGGACTACCGGCTGAACCGCATCGCGGGTCCGTCGAGCCTCATCATCTTCGGTGTCACGGGCGACCTGTCGCGCAAGAAGCTGATGCCGGCGGTCTACGACCTCGCGAACAGAGGGCTTCTGCCGCCCGGATTCGCGCTCGTCGGATTCGCGCGACGCGAGTGGGCCGATGAGGACTTCGAGCGAGTCGTGCACGATTCGGTCAAGCAGTACGCCCGCACCGAGTTCCGTGAGGACGTCTGGAAGCAGCTGGCTCGCGGCATCCGCTTCGTACCCGGCGACTTCGACGACGACGCGGCGTTCGACCGTCTGCGCGACGTGGTGCAGGAACTCGACCGGGAACGCGGCACGATGGGCAACCATGCGTTCTACCTGTCGATCCCGCCGAAGTCGTTCCCGCTCGTCACCGAGCAGCTCAAGCGCTCCGGGCTGACCGAGCAGCGCGGAGACCAGTGGCGTCGCGTGGTCATCGAGAAGCCGTTCGGCAGCGACCTGAAGACGGCTCGCGAGCTGAACGACGTCGTGGCCTCGGTCTTCCCGCCCGACTCCGTCTTCCGCATCGACCACTACCTCGGCAAGGAGACCGTCCAGAACATCCTGGCGCTCCGGTTCGCGAACCAGCTCTACGAGCCCATCTGGAACGCGAACTTCGTCGACCACGTGCAGATCACGATGGCGGAGGACATCGGCGTCGGCGGCCGTGCCGGCTACTACGACGGCATCGGCGCAGCGCGCGACGTCATCCAGAACCACCTCCTGCAACTCCTCGCACTCACGGCCATGGAGGAGCCGATCTCGTTCGAAGCGGGCGACCTCCGTGCCGAGAAGGAGAAGATCCTCGCGGCAGTGCGACTGCCCGACGACCTCGCCGACGGCACGGCTCGCGGGCAGTATTCGGGCGGATGGCAGGGCGGCGAGAAGGTCATCGGTTTCCTCGACGAAGACGGCATGAACCCCGAGTCGACGACCGAGACCTACGCTGCGATGAGGCTCACGATCGGCACGCGTCGGTGGGCGGGAGTGCCGTTCTACCTGCGCGCCGGCAAGCGGCTCGGCCGTCGTGTCACCGAGATCGCGGTCGTCTTCAAACGCGCCCCGCAACAGGTCTTCGCCGACAGTCAGACCTCGCAGCTCGGTCAGAACGCACTCGTCATCCGCGTACAGCCCGACGAGGGCGTCACGATCCGATTCGGCTCGAAGGTACCGGGTGCCGGAATGCAGGTGCGCGACGTCACCATGGACTTCGGCTATGGCCACGCCTTCACCGAGGCGAGCCCCGAGGCCTACGAGCGACTGATCCTCGATGTGCTGCTCGGTGATCCTCCCTTGTTCCCCCGGCAGGAGGAGGTGGAACTCTCGTGGAAGATCCTCGACCCGATCGAGGAGTTCTGGGCGACGCAGGGCCGGCCCGAGCAGTACCGCCCCGGCACCTGGGGGCCGACCTCCGCCGATGAACTCCTCGAACGCGACGGACGAAGCTGGAGACGCCCATGA
- the pgl gene encoding 6-phosphogluconolactonase — protein sequence MTNERRVLVHPDKVSLAGSVAARFITKLLDILDTQAVAHIVLTGGSMGGAVLQAIGASPAQTSVDWSRVHFWWGDERWVPAGDAERNDEQSRVAFLGALELPAENLHPFPASDSGLDLDTAAEVYAAELASHGVDGLPHPIFDITFLGVGPDGHIASLFPHRSGIGVTDRTVISVRNSPKPPPERLSFTRPVINASQRVWMVLAGADKASALGLALAGASRDEVPVAGIKGRRRTVFFVDADAASEVPESLIARDY from the coding sequence ATGACGAACGAACGACGCGTGCTCGTGCACCCCGACAAGGTCTCGCTCGCGGGATCGGTCGCGGCACGGTTCATCACGAAGCTCCTCGACATCCTCGACACCCAGGCGGTCGCCCACATCGTGCTCACCGGCGGCTCGATGGGCGGCGCGGTGCTGCAGGCGATCGGTGCGTCACCGGCCCAGACGTCGGTCGACTGGTCACGAGTGCACTTCTGGTGGGGCGACGAGCGGTGGGTGCCGGCCGGCGACGCCGAACGCAACGATGAGCAGTCCCGGGTCGCCTTTCTCGGCGCGCTCGAGTTGCCGGCCGAGAACCTGCACCCGTTTCCGGCTTCCGACTCGGGTCTCGACCTCGACACGGCGGCCGAGGTCTACGCCGCCGAGCTCGCATCGCACGGCGTCGACGGGCTCCCGCATCCGATCTTCGACATCACCTTCCTGGGTGTCGGCCCCGACGGGCACATCGCCTCCCTCTTCCCGCACCGTTCCGGCATCGGGGTCACCGATCGCACGGTGATCTCCGTGCGCAATTCGCCGAAGCCGCCGCCCGAACGGCTGAGCTTCACCCGGCCGGTCATCAATGCGTCGCAACGGGTGTGGATGGTGCTCGCGGGCGCCGACAAGGCATCGGCCCTCGGTCTCGCCCTCGCCGGCGCGAGTCGTGACGAGGTTCCCGTCGCCGGCATCAAGGGGCGTCGGCGTACCGTGTTCTTCGTCGACGCCGACGCGGCATCCGAAGTGCCCGAGTCGCTCATCGCTCGCGACTACTGA
- the tal gene encoding transaldolase yields MTSNSPTAALSEAGVSIWLDDLSRERIASGDLVRLIAERDVVGVTTNPTIFAGALSKGERYAEQVQALAAAGADVDTAVFEITTDDVRDAADVFRPVFDRSGGFDGRVSIEVAPGLARDTAGTIAEAKTLWAKVDRPNAMIKIPATVEGLDAITAAIGAGISVNVTLIFSLDRYRQVIAAYLAGLEQAKAAGIDLSTIHSVASFFVSRVDTEIDKRLTAIGTDDALALKSKAGVANARLAYELFEQEFAGEQAAALLASGANRQRPLWASTGVKDPSLPDTLYVTELVAPGVVNTMPEKTLEATFDHGVITGDTVTTAYASAGEVLDALAGVGVDYDDVTLVLENEGVDKFIVSWNELLDTVRAALESAR; encoded by the coding sequence ATGACCAGCAACTCCCCCACCGCAGCACTCTCCGAAGCCGGCGTGAGCATCTGGCTCGACGACCTCTCGCGTGAACGGATCGCCTCCGGCGACCTCGTCCGACTCATCGCCGAACGCGATGTCGTCGGGGTCACAACCAACCCGACGATCTTCGCCGGCGCCCTTTCCAAGGGTGAGCGCTACGCCGAGCAGGTACAGGCGCTCGCCGCGGCGGGCGCCGACGTCGACACTGCAGTCTTCGAGATCACGACCGATGACGTGCGCGACGCCGCCGACGTCTTCCGCCCCGTCTTCGACCGCTCGGGCGGTTTCGACGGCCGAGTCTCGATCGAGGTCGCGCCAGGGTTGGCCCGCGACACGGCCGGCACGATCGCCGAGGCCAAGACGCTCTGGGCCAAGGTCGACCGGCCCAACGCCATGATCAAGATCCCCGCGACCGTCGAGGGCCTCGACGCCATCACCGCGGCGATCGGCGCGGGCATCAGCGTCAACGTGACCCTGATCTTCAGCCTCGACCGCTACCGCCAGGTCATCGCGGCCTACCTCGCCGGTCTCGAGCAGGCCAAGGCCGCCGGCATCGATCTCTCGACGATCCACTCAGTCGCCTCGTTCTTCGTCTCGCGCGTCGACACCGAGATCGACAAGCGGCTCACGGCGATCGGCACCGACGACGCGCTCGCCCTCAAGAGCAAGGCCGGCGTCGCGAACGCGCGCCTGGCCTACGAACTCTTCGAACAGGAGTTCGCCGGCGAGCAGGCCGCCGCGCTCCTCGCATCCGGAGCGAACCGCCAGCGCCCGCTCTGGGCCTCGACCGGCGTGAAAGACCCATCGCTGCCCGACACCCTCTACGTGACCGAACTCGTCGCCCCCGGCGTCGTCAACACGATGCCCGAGAAGACCCTCGAGGCGACGTTCGACCACGGTGTCATCACCGGCGACACCGTCACCACCGCATACGCCTCGGCGGGCGAGGTGCTCGACGCCCTCGCCGGCGTCGGCGTCGACTACGACGACGTCACCCTGGTGCTCGAGAACGAGGGCGTCGACAAGTTCATCGTCTCGTGGAACGAACTGCTCGACACCGTGCGCGCAGCACTGGAGTCGGCACGATGA
- a CDS encoding glucose-6-phosphate dehydrogenase assembly protein OpcA — protein sequence MIVDLPDTTTSQVSKTLVKIREEGGVVALGRVLTLVIATEPGAEEEAIEAANDASREHPMRVIVVSTEPGTQTSSIEPRLDGEIRVGGDAGASEVIVLRACGDAARDEESLVMALLLPDAPVVTWWPGAAPEVPGRSPLGRIAHRRITDASTQADPQAALRALASNYLPGDADFAWTRLTLWRAQLAAVLDQPPYEPVTRVQVTGASDSPSTTLLAAWLRLQLDSPTEYQLAGPESGLHGIHGVRLERAGGAIELVRDVPGIATLSQPGQPRHDLALPRRNLRDCLADELRRLDPDELFGEVITSGLRLLNDGEEGGHP from the coding sequence ATGATCGTCGATCTGCCCGACACGACGACCAGCCAGGTCTCCAAGACGCTCGTCAAGATTCGCGAGGAGGGCGGGGTCGTCGCACTCGGCCGAGTGCTCACCCTGGTCATCGCGACCGAACCCGGCGCCGAAGAAGAGGCGATCGAGGCGGCCAACGACGCCTCGCGCGAGCACCCGATGCGCGTCATCGTCGTCTCGACGGAGCCAGGCACCCAGACCTCGTCGATCGAGCCCCGCCTCGACGGTGAGATCCGCGTCGGCGGCGACGCCGGTGCGAGCGAGGTGATCGTGCTGCGCGCCTGCGGCGACGCCGCTCGCGACGAGGAGAGCCTCGTCATGGCCCTCCTCCTTCCCGACGCGCCCGTCGTCACCTGGTGGCCGGGCGCGGCACCCGAGGTGCCTGGCAGATCCCCGCTCGGTCGCATCGCGCATCGCAGAATCACGGATGCCTCGACGCAGGCCGATCCGCAGGCGGCGCTGCGTGCCCTCGCGAGCAACTACCTACCCGGCGACGCCGACTTCGCATGGACCCGGCTCACGCTGTGGCGCGCCCAACTCGCGGCCGTGCTCGACCAGCCGCCCTACGAACCCGTCACCCGGGTGCAGGTCACCGGGGCGAGCGACTCCCCCTCGACCACGCTCCTCGCCGCTTGGCTCCGTCTGCAACTCGACTCGCCCACCGAGTACCAGCTCGCCGGTCCCGAGTCCGGACTCCACGGCATCCATGGCGTGCGCCTCGAGCGCGCAGGCGGTGCCATCGAACTCGTCCGCGACGTTCCCGGCATCGCGACGCTCAGCCAACCTGGGCAACCGAGGCACGACCTGGCGTTGCCGCGACGCAACCTCCGCGACTGCCTGGCCGACGAACTCCGTCGTCTCGACCCCGATGAGTTGTTCGGCGAGGTCATCACGAGCGGGCTCCGGCTTCTCAACGACGGCGAAGAGGGAGGTCACCCATGA